In Bernardetia litoralis DSM 6794, the genomic window TGAAAGAACTGTCAAAGTTAAAAAATTCTATTTTACTTTTTCTTCATATAAAATAACACTTTTTTCATTTTCAAGACTCATACTTGGAGTACCATTATATTCTGAAATCTTTCCTGTTACACAAATTGTTTTTCCTTTCAAATACTCTTCGGGATTATAAGAAAAATTCTTAACATTGTCAGCAAAAATAGATATTGAAAAAACTTGATTTGGAAAAGCTCTATCTAAATTTATAAAAACATTTCCTTTACTAGACAATTTGGTACTGACAACTGTGCCACAAACAGTATTTTTTTTATTTGACTTTGTATGATACTTAGCTTGACTAGTATTAAAATATCCTCTCGGCAAAGACATTGCATCTATAGGTTTTACATCTTGTTGTTCAGCATCAGGTATAAACATTGTTCCATCAGTCATTGATTCTACTTTATTTTCTAATTCATCATCAAGCTTTGAAAAAAAATTTATCTGAGTTAGTTTTTCAATCTCATCAATAGAAGTTGTAAAACTAGTCAGTAATTGATTAGAAGATGTATTTGGAAGTAAGAAAGCAATGCCACGATTATTTTTCAAATCTATAGCAATTTTGGCATATTGTCTTGGAATAGCTACTTTATTTATACCTCGTTCTACTTTAGGCAAATTTTGAATGAGAATAGGAAGAGTAACTACATAAAGTGAAGTCTTATTTTTGATAACATAAGCTCTAAAAGCATTTTCCAAATGCGCCCAAATTTCTCTATTAAATTCAGCTTTTTGAGGACTCATATTAGAATAAAAAAAAGATTCTGAAAGTGCTTTTTCAGACCAACGAAAATCAGCCGATGGAGCTAAATGTCCTCTATCATAACCAAATCCATCATATTCTAATTTTCCATTTTCTAAAGAATCTACTAAAAAATAATCTTTTTGTTGCGAAGAACCTGTGCTTACTTTTTCATCTTCCCTAAAATCATTACTGCGTCCAAAACTTGTTTGAGTAATATCTGGAGTAATAATATGTGCAACCCATCTAGCCTGTTCAAACTCTTCTGCATAGCCCAATACCATAGCTGAATGTGTAACTATCTCATCCTCAAAATCAGACTTAGGGAGTCCAACTATATTCAAATCTTCAATTATTTTAAGAAGTTTTAAGCTATCTAAATTATTTTTTGTTTGAATTAATTTTTGTTTTAAATTTTCTTGCTCTTGCTCGTAAGTTTGTATTTTTTTATTTAGATTTTGTGCTTTTGCAGCAGAGAAATAAAATAATACAATTAGAGAAATTATAAAATATTTCATTTTGAAAAAAATTTAATTACAGAATATTTAAAGTGGATAAAAAAATATTAAATCTTAATTTTAAGATTTATGGAAAATATCAATAATTTTATAGGAAGCCCTATAACTAATAAAGAAAGTTTGAAAGTTCAAAGATACTCTTCTTATACTAGAATAAATGCACAAAATCATAACTTTCTTGTCTCATTTATTTTATTGATAGCCAAATATAGGCTATTTTTTATTCTATAATAACCAAATTCTCAACTACTTTTCTTAATTTTGCACTTTATAAATTTTCAGTTTGTCTTTACTATCTTCTTTTTTTGCTAAAAAATAGCTATTCAGAAGATTTATTCTAAAAAAACATGGCAAGTACTTCAGATATTAAAAATGGTCTTTGTATTGAATTCAATAATGGAATCTATATAATAACCGAATTTTTGCACGTAAAACCAGGTAAAGGTCCTGCGTTTGTACGTACCAAAATGAGAAACGTAGTTACAGGACGTGTACTTGATAATACATTTTCGGCAGGACACAAAATAACGACGGTTCGTGTAGAGCGTCGCCCTTATCAGTATTTATATCAAGATGATAATAGTTTCCACTTTATGCACAAAGATACTTATGAACAAACTTTTGTGCCTTCTGATGCAATAGAACGTTCAGAATTTTTGAAAGAGGGAATGATTGTAGAAATGATGGTACATGCCGAAACAGAAGAAATTCTGACGTGTGATGTACCAGGTTATGTAGAACTTTTGGTAACTTACAGCGAACCAGGAGTAAAAGGAGATACAGCAACCAATGCAACCAAACCAGCAACTTTAGAAACAGGTGCAGAAATTCAAGTTCCTTTATTTATCAATGAAGGAGATTTGATAAAAATAAATACGGCAGAACGTTCGTATATGGAACGTATTCGTAATAAATAAGACAATTCAAGAATTTAATAAATGGTTTTTGAAAGTATTTTGATAGATACTTCTCAAAAACCGTTTTTTCTTGCTATTTTTAGGGCAATAAATAAAAAATATTCATTACTGACCTAACACAATTTTACTCACACTAAAAGCTATATTTTATGAGCATGAAACCAAAAGAACTTCAAGAACTTATCGAATTCATCAATCAAACAGGATTAGAAGAGGTAAAAATAGAAACAGATAAATTTAAAGTTAGTGTAAAAAGAAGCCCCGAAAATGTCGTTTCTGCACAACCTGTTCAACAATATACACAACAAGTTGCGCCAGTACAACAACCAATTGCACAACAACAAGCTCCTGCAACAACACCACAAGCAGAAACAAAACAAGAAGAAAAAGAACCTGCAAATACAGGAAATTATATTACTGTAAAATCTCCAATGATAGGAACTTTCTATCGCTCTGCCAACCCAGAAACTCCTGCATTCGTAAATGTAGGCGATTCTATCAAAGAAGGAGAAACAATTTGTATCATTGAAGCAATGAAATTATTTAATGAAATTGAGTCTGATGTTTCAGGTAAGATTGTAAAAGTATTGGTAGAAAATGCTACCCCAGTAGAATATGACCAGCCTTTATTCTTAATTGAACCAAATTAATTTTAAATGATGAATGATAAATTGTGAATGATGAATGAATGAAAATACTTTTTTATCATTGAATCATTAATTTATAATTAACCATTTAAAACTTAACATTAGTAAAGAATTCATTTTATTTTTTCATTCACAAAAGTTTTTAGTAATTCAAAAGTTATTTTGTTGTTATTCATTTAGTATTGAATTAACTGGTAACTGGTTACTGATAACTGATAACTGATTAACGTTTGAAACTTTTTAACAAAATATTAATTGCCAATAGAGGAGAAATTGCCCTTCGCATTATCCGAACTTGTAAAGAATTAGGAATCAAAACAGTTGCCGTTTATTCGGTTGCTGATAAAGAAAGTTTGCATGTTCGTTTTGCCGATGAAGCTGTTTGTATTGGGGCTGCTCAAGGTAAAGATTCTTATCTCAAAATTCCTCATATAATTGCTGCTGCCGAAATTACAAATGCAGATGCCATTCATCCAGGTTATGGTTTTTTATCTGAAAATGCTGAATTTTCAGCTATTTGTGCCGAACACGATATAAAATTTATCGGTGCAAGTGCAGAGATGATAAACAAAATGGGCGATAAAGCAACAGCAAAAGCAACTGTAAAATCTGCTGGCGTTCCTACTGTCCCTGGTTCTGAAGGGCTTTTAGAATCTGTCGAACAAGGAATAAAAGAAGCCAAAGAAGTAGGCTATCCTGTCATCATAAAAGCTACTGCTGGTGGTGGTGGAAAAGGAATGCGTATCATCAACGAAGAAGCTGATTTTCAAAAAGCATGGGATTCTGCCACTCAAGAAGCTATTGCCTCTTTTGGAAATGGTGCTATGTATTTAGAAAAATTCGTAGTAGAACCAAAACACGTAGAGATACAAATTTTTGGAGATGGAAAAGGCGATGCTTGTCATTTGTCGGAAAGAGATTGTTCTATCCAACGCCGTCATCAAAAATTAGTTGAAGAAACTCCTTCGCCTATCATGACACAAGAATTGCGTGATGAAATGGGAGATGCTGCCGTAGCAATTGCAAAGGCAATCAATTATGAAGGTGCAGGAACAGTAGAGTTTTTGGTAGATAAATACAAAAAATTCTATTTTATGGAAATGAATACTCGTATCCAAGTAGAACACCCTATTACTGAAGAAGTTACAAGTTTTGACTTGGTAAAAGAACAAATAAAACTTGCTGCTGGAATGCCTCTTTCGGGTAGAAATTATTATCCAAAAGCATTTAGTATTGAATGTAGAATCAATGCTGAAGACCCTACAAAAAATTTCCGTCCTTCACCTGGAAAAATCACACATTTGCATATTCCAGGAGGTCATGGCATTCGTGTAGATTCTCATGTTTACGCTGGCTATATTATTCCTCCTTACTATGATTCAATGATTGCAAAACTTATTTCTGTTGGTCAAACAAGAGAAGAAGCTATTGTAAGAATGAAACGAGCTTTAGAAGAATTTGTAATTGAAGGAATCAAAACAACAATTCCATTCCATTTGAAATTAATGGATGACCCAAAATTTTTAGAAGGAGATTTTACAACCAAATTCTTAGAAACTTTTGATTTTGATTCTATTGAAGGATAATAAATTTAGAATTCAGATTTGAAATTCAAATACTAAAAAACCTTAATTGATATATTTCAGTTAAGGTCTTTTTTTATAAAATAGCTAACCCCACTTCAATCGCTTTTTCTAACTCTTCTTTACTTGAGTTTATCTTTCCAACTACTTTTAATCCATTATAAAATACAAACAAAAAAGCAGCAATTGATTCTATATCTTTTTGAGGAGAAACTTCACCATTTTCTACGCCTTTTTTCAAAAACTCTAGAAAAAAACCTTCAAATTCTTCTTTGTTTTGAGTAGCAATTTCTAAGATATTATCACTATTGGGAATGAGTTCTGTTATACAATTAATAACAAAACAACCATTTTCTTGAGTTTCTTTTTTGCCTGTAATAGCAAGTAAAAATAAGTTTTTTAATCCTTCTTTTACAGAAGATTGATTATTCAAAAAAGATTGCACCTCTTCTTTACTTTGATTTCTATAATTCTCTAAAGCTTTATTAAATAATTCTTCTTTTCCTCCAAAAGTATCATATAAACTTGCTCTATTTATTTTCAAATGATTAACCAAATCTTGAATGGAAGTAGCATGAAAACCTTGTTTCCAAAACAAATTTGTTGCTTTAGTTAATATTTCTCGTTCTTCAAATTGTTTTTTTCGTGCCATAATTTATTGATTCCATCTATTCTATATAAAAAAAGCTCCTATATCAATTATTGAATATAGGAACTCTGAAGGTAAGTAAAAGTTTTTTTCAAATTCCTACTGTATAGGAAAAGGCAAGCCGTTTTCCCTACTTTAGTATATTGACTTTATTCAGTTGGAATAATACTCAAAAGTTGCAAATTTTCTGGGTCTTGATAATTATATTGATACAAACCATCTTTTCCTATCATCATCAAAATATCATTGTGAGCAATTACATCATAACCATTTATTGAAGTATCTGCTCCAATTTGTTGTACATTCAATGGATTAGTAACATTCAAAACCTTCAAACCTGCATCTCCATCACATACAAAAAGTGTCTTATTATTAGTTTGTGAAGCTACTCCCAAACCATACGGATTTGTCATAGATTTTGTATTAATTAAAAATGGGTTTTCTAAATCAGAAATATCTATTAAATGTAATTCATTTAATCCATCTCTACAATTTGTGCCATTGCGAAGAGTTACATACGCTGTATTTTCAGAAACCACAACAGGGTCGCAACTTGTAATATGTTCGTAAGTAGAAATAAATCTTGGTTCGCTAGGTGCATCCAAATTATAAATGTGCATTCCTCTTTGAGAACCAATAAATAAATTATTGTTGTATGGAAATAATGTTTCGATTCCCCACCCTAATTCTATTTTACTTTTAGCTTCAGGAAAAATTGGATTTATAATAGAATAAGGCTTTAGATTATCTCCATTAAGTGTATAAAGATGGTTTTGAGTAATCGTAAAACGAGCCATTGAACCACTAATACCAGTACTTGGATTTCCATTTCCTTGATGAGTTCCCAAACCATCTTCATACATAATATCTTCTTCATCACAGTTTCCAGTAACTACAATTTCTGTCTGTTTCCAATCCACAACAATTCCATAGTTAGGATCTGCATAACCATTATTTCCAAAAATCTGCTTGTTGAATGTATTATCTATGCGCTGAATAAGTTGAGGATTTGTAACAACAGTTAAGTCAATTACTAATAAATCTGTATAACTATCAGCATATAAAATATTTCCAGAAATAGCCATATCAACATTACCAACAATATTTAAAAAACCAACTTGAACAGGGGCAGCAGGATTTGAATTATTAATAATATGAATTCCCTTATTAAGCTCATTAATAAATAAATATCTATTGTAAAAGTAAATCTTACCTACTTTTTCTAAAGGGCGAGGATTTTCAAGCTCCACAGGAACACTACGAAATTCATCATAACTCATGAAAATAGGTTCGTACGAGATATAAGAGTAATTACAATCATCTTGTTCACAGCTAGATAACAGGAAAATAGAAATAATAGCTAGAGAATAAGATAAACCAGAAATAGGGAAAAGGCGAAGTAAAGAATCTAAAGTAAATTTGCGATACATAACTTTATAGAAAAGTGTAATAAATGAATTAGTAATATTTTAGTATATTTTTATTAGAATTTGGGGAAACTCTGAAGGGCTAAAAGAAAATTCTATTGAATCTATGCTTTCTACTTCTCTTATACGCAAGTTTTTATCAAAATGCTGCATTAAGTCGTTGCACAAAATTAATGCAACTTATTTGTTGGTGTAACAACTTCATAATCAACGTTTTAACAACTACCAATTATTCATTTTAAATTGTCCATTTACTTAGTAAAGCAAATTAATCAATTTATTGAGCAATAAAATTGTGTTTTTTTTATTAATGAATCCTAAATCAACACAAAAACGAAACCTTATTTTGGAACGAACGTTCTAAAAACTATCTAACAAAGAAATTTACATTTAATTTATTCAAAAAATAATAGTTTTATGAGCAATTCATTAGCAGGAAAAATCGCAGTCATTACAGGTGGAAATAGTGGAATTGGTTATGCCACAGCAGAAGAATTTCTGAAACAAGGTGCAAAAGTAGTCATTACAGGCAGAAATGCTGAAAAAGTAGAAAAAGCAGCTAAAGAATTAGGAGTAGATGGGATTGTAGCTGACCAAGCAAATCTTTCTCATTTGGATTCTTTAGTAGAAAAAGTGACAGAATTACATGGAAAAATAGATATTTTATTTGTCAATGCAGGTATTTTTATTCCTACTTATTTAGGACAAATTACAGAAGAAGCATATACAAAACAAATGGATATTAACTTTAAAGGAGCTGCTTTTACGCTTCAAAAGTTTTTGCCTATTCTGAATGAAGGAGCATCAGTAATCAATCTTTCATCTGTAAATGCCTATACAGCAATGCCTTCAACTATTATTTATGCTGCCACAAAAGCAGCTTTAAATTCTTTCACTAGAACAGCAGCAGCAGAATTAGCACCAAAAAATATTCGTGTTAATGTTGTCAATCCAGGTGTTACTGAAACTCCTATCTTTAGCAAAACAGGAATGAATGATGAACAAGTAGCAGGTTTCAAGGCTGCAACTGTAAACGGTATTCCTTTAAAAAGAATTGGTACACCAGAAGGAGTAGCCAAATTAGTTAGCTTTTTAGCTTCTGATGATGCTTCTTATATCACAGGTTCAGAATATAATGTTGATGGTGGAATGACGCTTATTGGAGCTTAAAAAATAATAGTTTTACCTATCTTAAAAAGGCTTGCTAATTTCATTTTGATAAACTTTAGCAAGCCTTATTATCTATAAAAAATTATTCTTCCACTTCCATTGCTTCAATACGCTTTCTAAGTGTTGTATTTTCAGCACGTTCCATTATACTAAAGTATTGCATTCCAATGGAATAGACAAATAAAGGAACAATAATAAATGTTATTGTGAAAAAACTAGCAAAATAAAATACTTGTACTATTTTTAATACAAATGTTTCTCCTTCTAAAAAGTGCATCTCCAAAACTCCTATAAAAAAGCCACTTAAAGTAGAATTGAGTAAGATAAAATAAACAGAACCTACCAGAAGAGAAATAAAAAGCATCATAAAACTATCTATTGGCTGAAAGAAAAATAATTTTAATGCTCTAGCAAAGGCTTTGAAAGGGTTGTTTGTATATATAGTCCAAGCATACAACCAAAATAACAATAATGGAACAACCAATAAAGCAACCAAAATCAAAAAAGGATTATAAAAAACAATTGCTTTTATAATAAGAACCACAAAAAGAGATTTGTAAGCATTTTTGAATAAAAAATTACTAAAATTTACAACTGACCAGTCTATTTTTCTAACTTCTTGATTTACAGTTTCAGAGAAAAAATAATATGGAGTTGTTAGTGCAACTGCCCAAATAATTGCATGAGCAATCATGAAAGGAATATTTGAAGTATAATTTCCTGTAACAATCAACAAATAATATTCTTCTAATTTATATTCAATATCATTAGGAAAGTCAAAATTTGAAATATCCTTAAAGACTAAAAGATACATTACCATAGATAAAGGAAATACTAAAGTAGCACAAATAGTTAGGATAGGAACAAAATGCTTTCTATGAATCATCATTGATTCTGTTAAAATATTTCCTAGATTTCGTATCTGAAAAAGTTCAAAATCACTATCTTCACTTGTTTCTGGCAACTTCTGAACAGGTAATTTGATTTTCTTAGTCTTTACCAAAATATATGGATAAACAACAAAATAGCCCACCATAAAAAGAAAAGAAACTAAAATAAGTGTGCCACGAATAATCAAAGGCATATCTGTATAACGAGTAAGAAAACTCTCAATAAACCCAGCCAAAATAATTACAGGAACAAGCCCTACCATTACTTTCATTCCACGCCTTGCACTAATCTGAAAGGATTCTAAACGGCTCAATGTTTTAGGAAATAAAAGTCCTTTTCCCATTGTAATTCCTGCTGCTGAAGCCACAATAATAGCCGAAATCTCAAGAGTTCCGTGTAACCAAATTGCAAAAAGAGAATCTATTAAAACATCCTTTGAATAGAAAAAATATTGAAATGAGCCTACCATTATTCCATTATAAACAGAAACAAAAAGAGTTCCGACACAGAAAAAAGCACCCATCACAAAACTCATCAAAGCTACCCTCAAATTATTAAAAGTAATTTTGAAAAACATTGTTATTTCATCACTCCCTTTATAAACAGCCATTGGGTCACCATTGGCGATATTTTCTTCTGTCATCTGTACATACTCTTCTCCCAAGATAACATTTACAAAATCGGGGTATTGCACAGTAGAAAAAACACCAATAAGCAAAGCACCAAAAAAAATAAGAAAAGCAAGTAATAAATCTTTTCGAATCATGTACATGGTTGCTGGCAAATCTGTTGTCCAAAAATCTAATAATTTTTGCCATTTTACACGTTTGTTTTTATAGACATCTCTAAATATTTGCTGTGCAATTCCGTTGAGATACAAACGCACCGAACGATTAGCATAAAAAGTACGTGCATAAGAAAGATCATCTGTAATTTCGACAAAAGATTCACTAAGTTTGTCAGGATTACGTTTTTTTTCTTTGAGTAACTGCTCAAAGTCTTCCCATTTTGCTTTATTTTGTTCTATAAAAGTATTTTCTCTCATTGTTTTTAGTTAAGTCTAAAATCTTACAAAAACGATTTTATTTTTTAGCTTTCATTTTTAACTTGAAAGCACAAAATAGAAATTAATTTACTAATTTGTACATTATACGTTTTAAAAATTTTATTAATCACTAATAATTAGATAATTAATCTTCATTTTGTAAATATATGAAAACCATTTCTATTCGCACCAGTCAAAATGTAACTATTGAATACGAATTACCCTCTACCTTTCAGCGTATTATTGCTTGGTTTATAGATTTAGCTATTCTTATTCTTGCTAATTCAGTTTTAGCTCTTTTGTTTGTTTGGCTAGTTTCTATTTTAGGCTTACCTGATTTAGTACAAACTGTTTTTAATTTTCTTGTTCTTGTCCCTTTGTGGTTTTTTTATTCTCTTTTTTGTGAAATTATTTTTAATGGACAAAGTATAGGCAAACGAGCAATGGGAATTCGTGTGGTCAAACTCAATGGTGATATTCCTTCTCTTTCCGATTATTTTATGCGATGGGCATTCCGAATGGTTGATATTATGTTTTCTTTTGGTTCTTTGGCTACTCTTCTGGTAACAGGAACAGAAAAAGGACAGCGTTTGGGAGATATTTTGGCAGGAACAACAGTCATTAAAGTAAAATCTACTCAGCATGTAAATATGAAAGAACTTCTCAATATTCGTTCGTTTAAAAATTATGAACCTACGTATGAGCAAGTTACTGTTTTTTCAGAAGAAGAAATGTTATCTATCAAAACTATTCTTAATCGTGCTAGTCGTTTTCCAAAACAAAAAAATACTTATCAGTTACTTCAAAAAACAGCTACTTTAGCAGCGAAAAAACTAGATATTTCTCAAGAAAAATTTACAGGTCCACAACAAACAAAACAGTTTTTGCACACCGTTTTACAAGATTATATTGTTTTGACTAGGTAGTTTTGTTGCAGGAAATGGAGAATTATAAATTCTTTTTTAATCTACTAAGCAAATTTTTATAACTCCTTCAATTCTAAAAAAATAGAATTGAAGGTTTTTTTATACTCATTATTTTAATAAAATTAGTCATTTTATTGACTTTCAAGCATTTACACAAATTGCTCAAATTTTTAGTTTATTTTTCATCGAAGTATTGGAAATGTTGAGTTTGTTGCTTAACTTTGCTAAAAATAATAGCACAATTAAACAAAAGCTAAAAACAATTGAAATAAATTAGAATTTAATTTTGATTTATCAATTTAATTACAAATATAATTAGCAATAGTGTTATTTATTTTCACACACTAAAGTGTATGATACATTTTACTCATTCTAAAGAATGAGCTACATAAGCAACAAATACGATGAAAAATAAATTTACAAAAGACTTCTTACCTATTTCAATTAGTTTGGAAAAGATAAGAAATCATAGACATATAGAAATTCCTATCAAATTATTGGTAGGAAAAAGGTATTTTGAGTATAACGTTTCTTTCGTTATTCAAAATTACATGCTTGTTGTTGTTTTATTTTTGGGAATAATTGCCCTTTATGGAAGTTGGGGAGATACACAGAACACTTATATTAAAAATTTGTGGGTTCAGATAGGACAAGAAACGCCCTTTGATTTTTTGGAAATAGAAAAAGAATCTTCTCAGTCTTTGTTGGCTTCTGCAAGTATTTTTCCTAGTTCTGATAATTCGCCTACAATGGAATTGATGAATCTTACCTCTTCTAACTCTAGTCTTAATTCTAATAAGACAGAAAAAAAAGATACCAAAAACGGTCTTCCTATTTTCGTTCATTCTGTGGCTGATTATGATAATTTGGCAAGCCTTACAAAGAGTGAAAATATGATGGAAGAATTTATGATTCAAAAGCAAATTTGCATTACAAAAGTTCTTATTAAAAACAAATCTTCTCGCCTAGACCAACTTAATGACAGTATTTTATTAATAGTGAACAGAGATATTAGTCGGATGTTTATGCAAATGGTTTTGAAAAATCTTGATGTACCTGCTCATGTTTTAGATTATTTTGCTGATACAATTCATCTTCGTAAAATAGAAACAGCACTTATGGAACAAGTAAAATATAATGTTCCTGTTTCGATAAAACTGGCTCAATCTGCATTAGAAACAGCTTATGGCTCACGAGTAATTCATAATAATTATTTTGGTATAAAAGACAAAAAGAAACAAGGGAATAAAATTATCACAACTGAATATTTTACAGCCGAAGAAGCCTCCATGAATCAAGATATTATTCTTACCCAAAAGCCATTTATCAAAAAAGGAAATGTTTTGTACGAATGTAAAGTACAAGATTATTTTACACAATATGGAAGTGCATGGCAATCTTTTAGAGGACATTCTGAATTTTTATCCACTAATAAAAGATATGCACCACTTTTCACAAAAGGAAAAAATTATGAAGATTGGGCAGACAGAATTGGCTCAGAAAGAACTGGAGGAGTAGGTTATGCAACTTCGCCACTCTATGGAGAACTTTTAAAAAAAATTATAAAAAGGTATCAATTACACCTTTTAGACCATTGAACCAGTTTAGAGTTAAGAATTTAGAAGTGAATGCAAATTCAAAAAGGTAAAAATAAATCCTAATGAGAATTTGTAATTGTATTCATTCTAAAATCTAAATTGGTATCTAAAGACAACCGAGTGATCGGGTTTTGGAAGATAGCTGAAAAAAAGCGATACAGTTTGTATCGCTCTTTTTGTTTTATGATTTTTGACTAAAATTAAGCCTTTGCCATTTTTTCTGCATCTTTCAAGACACGACGCAAAATTTTTCCTACATTTGATTTAGGAAGTTCTTCTCTAAATTCATAATATTTTGGTACTTTATAAGCTGTCATGTTTTCTTTACAGTATTTTTTGATTTCTTCTTCTGTAAGTGAGTCGTCTTTTTTGATAATAAATACTTTTACAGCTTCTCCAGACTTTTCATTCTCAATTCCAATTGCTGCCACTTCCATTACCTTGGGATACATTCCGATAATATCTTCAACTTCATTTGGATAAACATTAAAGCCAGAAACCAAAATCATATCTTTCTTTCTATCCACAATTTTGAGAAAACCATCTTCTTGCAAAATAGCTACATCACCCGTTTTGAGCCAACCCTCAGAATCCAAACAATTTAAAGTTTCATTAGGTTTTTTCCAATAACCTTTCATTACTTGAGGACCTTTTACACATAATTCACCTGCATTATTAAACCCTTCTATTTCATTTCCTTCATCATCAATTAATTTAATTTCTGTACTAGGAAGAGGCATTCCGATTGTTCCAATTTGTACGCCTCCAATAACAGGATTACAACTCACAACAGGCGAACATTCTGTAAG contains:
- a CDS encoding DNA/RNA non-specific endonuclease, which gives rise to MKYFIISLIVLFYFSAAKAQNLNKKIQTYEQEQENLKQKLIQTKNNLDSLKLLKIIEDLNIVGLPKSDFEDEIVTHSAMVLGYAEEFEQARWVAHIITPDITQTSFGRSNDFREDEKVSTGSSQQKDYFLVDSLENGKLEYDGFGYDRGHLAPSADFRWSEKALSESFFYSNMSPQKAEFNREIWAHLENAFRAYVIKNKTSLYVVTLPILIQNLPKVERGINKVAIPRQYAKIAIDLKNNRGIAFLLPNTSSNQLLTSFTTSIDEIEKLTQINFFSKLDDELENKVESMTDGTMFIPDAEQQDVKPIDAMSLPRGYFNTSQAKYHTKSNKKNTVCGTVVSTKLSSKGNVFINLDRAFPNQVFSISIFADNVKNFSYNPEEYLKGKTICVTGKISEYNGTPSMSLENEKSVILYEEKVK
- the efp gene encoding elongation factor P, whose translation is MASTSDIKNGLCIEFNNGIYIITEFLHVKPGKGPAFVRTKMRNVVTGRVLDNTFSAGHKITTVRVERRPYQYLYQDDNSFHFMHKDTYEQTFVPSDAIERSEFLKEGMIVEMMVHAETEEILTCDVPGYVELLVTYSEPGVKGDTATNATKPATLETGAEIQVPLFINEGDLIKINTAERSYMERIRNK
- a CDS encoding LVIVD repeat-containing protein, encoding MYRKFTLDSLLRLFPISGLSYSLAIISIFLLSSCEQDDCNYSYISYEPIFMSYDEFRSVPVELENPRPLEKVGKIYFYNRYLFINELNKGIHIINNSNPAAPVQVGFLNIVGNVDMAISGNILYADSYTDLLVIDLTVVTNPQLIQRIDNTFNKQIFGNNGYADPNYGIVVDWKQTEIVVTGNCDEEDIMYEDGLGTHQGNGNPSTGISGSMARFTITQNHLYTLNGDNLKPYSIINPIFPEAKSKIELGWGIETLFPYNNNLFIGSQRGMHIYNLDAPSEPRFISTYEHITSCDPVVVSENTAYVTLRNGTNCRDGLNELHLIDISDLENPFLINTKSMTNPYGLGVASQTNNKTLFVCDGDAGLKVLNVTNPLNVQQIGADTSINGYDVIAHNDILMMIGKDGLYQYNYQDPENLQLLSIIPTE
- a CDS encoding TetR/AcrR family transcriptional regulator, which translates into the protein MARKKQFEEREILTKATNLFWKQGFHATSIQDLVNHLKINRASLYDTFGGKEELFNKALENYRNQSKEEVQSFLNNQSSVKEGLKNLFLLAITGKKETQENGCFVINCITELIPNSDNILEIATQNKEEFEGFFLEFLKKGVENGEVSPQKDIESIAAFLFVFYNGLKVVGKINSSKEELEKAIEVGLAIL
- the accC gene encoding acetyl-CoA carboxylase biotin carboxylase subunit — translated: MKLFNKILIANRGEIALRIIRTCKELGIKTVAVYSVADKESLHVRFADEAVCIGAAQGKDSYLKIPHIIAAAEITNADAIHPGYGFLSENAEFSAICAEHDIKFIGASAEMINKMGDKATAKATVKSAGVPTVPGSEGLLESVEQGIKEAKEVGYPVIIKATAGGGGKGMRIINEEADFQKAWDSATQEAIASFGNGAMYLEKFVVEPKHVEIQIFGDGKGDACHLSERDCSIQRRHQKLVEETPSPIMTQELRDEMGDAAVAIAKAINYEGAGTVEFLVDKYKKFYFMEMNTRIQVEHPITEEVTSFDLVKEQIKLAAGMPLSGRNYYPKAFSIECRINAEDPTKNFRPSPGKITHLHIPGGHGIRVDSHVYAGYIIPPYYDSMIAKLISVGQTREEAIVRMKRALEEFVIEGIKTTIPFHLKLMDDPKFLEGDFTTKFLETFDFDSIEG
- a CDS encoding SDR family NAD(P)-dependent oxidoreductase, with the translated sequence MSNSLAGKIAVITGGNSGIGYATAEEFLKQGAKVVITGRNAEKVEKAAKELGVDGIVADQANLSHLDSLVEKVTELHGKIDILFVNAGIFIPTYLGQITEEAYTKQMDINFKGAAFTLQKFLPILNEGASVINLSSVNAYTAMPSTIIYAATKAALNSFTRTAAAELAPKNIRVNVVNPGVTETPIFSKTGMNDEQVAGFKAATVNGIPLKRIGTPEGVAKLVSFLASDDASYITGSEYNVDGGMTLIGA
- the accB gene encoding acetyl-CoA carboxylase biotin carboxyl carrier protein yields the protein MKPKELQELIEFINQTGLEEVKIETDKFKVSVKRSPENVVSAQPVQQYTQQVAPVQQPIAQQQAPATTPQAETKQEEKEPANTGNYITVKSPMIGTFYRSANPETPAFVNVGDSIKEGETICIIEAMKLFNEIESDVSGKIVKVLVENATPVEYDQPLFLIEPN